A region from the Lentisphaera profundi genome encodes:
- a CDS encoding sulfatase: MKIEMTKNLSLVLILLASMAYAGERPNIIIIVTDDHGYADFVAYEGSSPDLKTPNLDALSSAGAVVTNGYSTAPQCTPSRAAIATSRYQTRFGLDDNDLAPMDINEKTIAEKLKDSGYATGFVGKWHLGPKTGNKLWMEKNYPEGLKQKKAHIPENISRPYYPMSRGYSDYYDGSKSVYLRNFDLEGKAIKHEREVDNKTFRVDKQTDAALAFIDKNHNKAFFLHLNYFAPHVPMEVVKKHFDRFPGDMTERRRWGLASLAAIDDGIGAVMETLRKYKIEENTIVFYFADNGAPLKIKKQDLPYKARGGWSGSLNGELVGEKGMISEGGVRVPYLVYWKGKVPAQVYHKAVSTMDAGATALALAGVEVKKGELDGVNLMPYLSKDNKSNPHQYLYWRFWGQSVIRSDKWKFFELENGVQMLFDMTDPLPERKNLIKTYPELAADLQKNLATWRNQQKWPGFVKSYGREAQFFKHYFKLHEE; the protein is encoded by the coding sequence ATGAAAATAGAAATGACAAAAAACCTTAGCCTTGTTTTGATTCTCTTGGCATCGATGGCTTATGCCGGTGAACGACCCAATATTATTATTATCGTAACTGACGATCACGGTTATGCCGACTTCGTGGCCTATGAAGGTTCCTCTCCAGATTTGAAAACGCCTAACTTAGACGCTCTTTCAAGTGCGGGTGCAGTGGTGACAAATGGCTACTCTACAGCTCCACAATGTACGCCTTCGCGAGCCGCTATTGCCACATCCAGGTATCAAACTCGATTTGGTTTAGATGATAATGATTTAGCACCTATGGACATAAATGAAAAGACTATAGCAGAAAAATTAAAAGACTCAGGTTATGCAACAGGCTTCGTTGGCAAATGGCATTTAGGCCCTAAAACAGGTAATAAGCTATGGATGGAGAAGAACTATCCTGAAGGTTTGAAACAAAAAAAGGCTCATATTCCCGAAAACATTAGCCGTCCGTATTATCCTATGAGCCGAGGTTATAGCGATTACTATGATGGATCAAAATCTGTTTATCTAAGGAATTTTGATTTAGAGGGGAAGGCCATAAAACATGAACGCGAAGTCGATAATAAAACCTTCCGAGTTGATAAGCAGACCGATGCGGCGTTAGCTTTCATTGATAAAAATCATAACAAAGCTTTTTTTCTGCACCTGAATTACTTCGCTCCTCACGTTCCCATGGAAGTTGTTAAAAAGCATTTTGATCGTTTCCCTGGTGACATGACTGAACGTCGCCGTTGGGGCTTAGCATCTTTAGCAGCCATTGACGATGGTATTGGTGCTGTCATGGAAACGTTAAGGAAATATAAAATCGAAGAGAATACGATTGTTTTTTACTTTGCCGACAATGGTGCGCCCCTTAAAATCAAAAAACAAGATCTTCCCTACAAGGCTAGAGGCGGTTGGTCCGGCTCTTTAAATGGTGAGCTTGTCGGCGAAAAAGGTATGATTTCAGAAGGGGGTGTGCGTGTGCCGTACCTCGTCTATTGGAAGGGTAAAGTTCCTGCACAAGTTTATCACAAAGCTGTGAGTACCATGGATGCAGGTGCTACCGCTTTGGCTCTGGCGGGTGTGGAAGTGAAAAAGGGCGAGCTCGATGGTGTGAACCTGATGCCGTATTTATCGAAGGACAACAAGTCAAATCCACATCAATACCTTTATTGGAGGTTTTGGGGTCAGTCGGTCATTCGTTCAGATAAATGGAAGTTTTTCGAACTGGAAAATGGCGTTCAGATGCTTTTTGATATGACGGATCCACTCCCCGAAAGAAAAAATCTGATCAAGACTTACCCCGAACTTGCCGCTGATTTACAAAAGAACTTAGCGACTTGGAGAAATCAGCAAAAATGGCCAGGCTTTGTAAAGAGCTATGGTCGTGAAGCCCAGTTTTTTAAACATTATTTTAAGCTCCATGAAGAATAA
- a CDS encoding FecR domain-containing protein produces MNKKFDQLLHKYFLDNISELEFKELENLLENNADLRQRYLDYTMMDAGLRSHSQEGMNIVNIQKKRSNPFLWFAAAAAMLICLPAFFFFNSANTIAVIQSSEYAGWESSQATLEGSELHAGTLNLTTGVATLAFNSGADLTLEAPAKIELISAMEVKLISGNMSMYVRESAQGFRVNTPNGYAIDHGTRFSVSISEDKKSADFKVLEGEISLHHELGEVKHLSDAQASQMNASTLADLQDSDLEGFLKNEANSHILSSIGHETSIVFNNQQSRLNQNFLMVKKNKKGDVNRRAFFAFQVDELDLSNIARISLSLNSIPTSLGEVGTMPAESTFHLYGIKDGEDEQWQRTGFLKWADAPKIKKALPLASFKISRANLRTTVRLDSPELLNFIKSNQSSEVGFILACSTLGGTLVHGFASSLNTEASGPRLELIME; encoded by the coding sequence ATGAATAAAAAATTTGATCAACTACTTCATAAATACTTCCTCGATAATATCAGCGAACTCGAATTTAAGGAACTGGAAAATCTTCTCGAGAACAATGCTGACCTGCGACAAAGATACCTTGACTACACCATGATGGATGCCGGCTTGCGCAGCCATTCACAGGAAGGAATGAATATCGTCAACATTCAAAAAAAGCGCTCCAATCCTTTTCTTTGGTTTGCGGCTGCCGCAGCCATGCTTATTTGTCTTCCCGCCTTCTTCTTTTTTAATTCAGCAAATACGATTGCTGTGATTCAATCTAGCGAATACGCCGGTTGGGAAAGTAGCCAAGCTACCCTGGAGGGCTCGGAATTACATGCCGGCACCCTTAATCTGACCACTGGGGTCGCCACCTTGGCTTTCAATTCAGGCGCAGATTTAACTCTGGAGGCGCCAGCAAAAATTGAGCTCATTTCGGCGATGGAAGTAAAACTCATTTCAGGAAATATGTCCATGTATGTCAGGGAGTCAGCGCAGGGTTTCCGGGTCAATACTCCCAATGGTTATGCCATTGATCATGGTACGCGTTTTTCCGTAAGCATTTCCGAAGATAAAAAATCGGCTGACTTCAAAGTTTTGGAAGGAGAAATATCTTTGCACCACGAATTGGGTGAAGTCAAACATTTAAGCGATGCGCAAGCCTCTCAAATGAATGCCTCTACTTTAGCCGACCTTCAAGACTCTGATCTTGAGGGCTTTCTCAAAAACGAAGCTAATTCCCATATTTTGAGTTCAATTGGTCATGAAACATCAATTGTTTTTAATAATCAACAAAGCCGTCTCAATCAAAATTTCCTCATGGTTAAAAAGAACAAGAAAGGTGATGTCAATCGTCGAGCTTTTTTTGCTTTTCAAGTCGATGAGCTGGATTTGAGCAATATTGCAAGGATCAGTTTGAGTTTAAACTCTATACCAACGAGCCTCGGTGAAGTCGGAACAATGCCAGCAGAAAGTACTTTCCACTTATATGGTATCAAGGATGGTGAAGATGAACAATGGCAAAGAACGGGCTTTTTGAAATGGGCTGATGCCCCAAAAATTAAAAAAGCCTTGCCATTAGCCAGCTTTAAAATCTCCAGAGCAAATCTAAGAACTACAGTTAGGCTTGACTCACCTGAATTACTCAATTTCATTAAGTCTAATCAATCTTCTGAAGTCGGCTTTATTTTAGCTTGCAGCACTCTAGGTGGAACATTGGTCCACGGCTTTGCCAGCAGCCTCAATACAGAAGCTTCAGGACCGCGTTTAGAGCTCATTATGGAGTAA
- a CDS encoding thrombospondin type 3 repeat-containing protein yields the protein MKNGISSKLLVMTCLLSIMSQADAKKTSVIKSEASTTKLEIQDATDKQNLVGINYSTWHSLAFRRNQPIRNIQKIHSGKGKFGHRGSWHFWAEPAVGYYRGDNAMVMDYHFDLFEEAKIDFIILDVTNIYPKSKIKDEYIYKPFEVMVKVMRDRQQAGKESPRIVMWSPGVLAEELDERYFSKPEYDDLWLYLDDGQGSKPLFLSRLDRDQIPQQLNDQLTIRTMWGLRSKPADREWSFLMNYPQKVATVDGKAEQLVVCTALQKNYMSNEKSATSREQGKTFQRQWSRAFEIRPKFIVITWWNELIAQRQKDGKDGQVQFVDLFRPEYSRDIEPIKEPYGDMYFRFMRDYIKAYKKGEQMPMDLLEALDKGSDREDFDMDGIPNSVEGSKDSDGDGISDQWDLDSNNDGIPDSRKPLEKD from the coding sequence ATGAAGAATGGGATATCTAGCAAGCTTTTAGTCATGACTTGCTTGCTGTCAATAATGAGTCAGGCAGATGCTAAAAAAACATCTGTAATTAAGTCTGAAGCCTCTACGACTAAGCTTGAGATTCAGGATGCAACAGACAAACAAAATCTAGTCGGCATTAACTACTCGACCTGGCATTCATTGGCCTTTAGAAGAAACCAGCCTATACGCAATATCCAAAAGATTCATAGTGGCAAAGGGAAGTTTGGTCACCGAGGATCATGGCACTTCTGGGCGGAACCCGCAGTCGGTTACTACCGTGGCGACAATGCTATGGTCATGGATTACCACTTTGATCTATTCGAGGAAGCAAAAATTGATTTTATCATACTGGATGTCACCAACATCTATCCAAAATCGAAAATCAAGGATGAGTACATATACAAGCCCTTTGAAGTTATGGTGAAAGTGATGCGTGATCGTCAGCAAGCAGGCAAAGAATCGCCACGCATTGTCATGTGGTCTCCTGGCGTGCTCGCCGAAGAACTCGATGAACGCTATTTCTCTAAACCCGAATACGATGATCTCTGGCTCTACCTCGACGATGGCCAAGGATCAAAACCGCTTTTCCTGAGTAGATTGGATAGAGACCAAATCCCTCAGCAGCTCAATGATCAATTGACGATTCGTACGATGTGGGGGCTGCGCAGTAAACCAGCTGATCGCGAATGGTCTTTTCTCATGAATTATCCTCAAAAAGTGGCTACAGTTGATGGTAAAGCAGAACAGCTGGTGGTGTGCACCGCCTTACAAAAGAACTACATGTCCAATGAAAAGTCTGCCACATCTCGTGAACAGGGCAAGACTTTTCAGCGCCAGTGGTCACGAGCCTTTGAAATACGTCCTAAATTCATCGTCATCACTTGGTGGAATGAACTTATTGCCCAGCGTCAAAAAGATGGAAAAGATGGCCAAGTTCAGTTTGTTGATTTATTCCGTCCCGAATACTCTCGTGATATAGAGCCTATTAAAGAACCTTATGGGGACATGTACTTCCGTTTTATGCGGGATTACATAAAAGCTTATAAGAAGGGAGAGCAAATGCCCATGGATTTACTCGAAGCTTTGGATAAGGGTTCTGATCGAGAGGATTTTGACATGGATGGTATACCCAACAGCGTCGAAGGTAGCAAGGATAGCGATGGCGATGGCATCAGCGATCAATGGGATCTTGACTCAAATAACGATGGAATTCCTGATTCCAGAAAGCCTCTTGAGAAGGACTAA
- a CDS encoding sulfatase: protein MRLLLFIALSLYLNAQDKPNIVLIMVDDLGGRDLAVYGNKFNESPNIDKLATQGMAFNQAYAAPVCSATRASIQSGQTPARVGIFDFIPGHWRPYEKVIVPHHKVQHLPKDIFTLGDVMKSAGYKTGYFGKWHLNARNAKDKKSRHTPDVRGYDKSHMYAGGGFYRPVFQPAYKPNKPKRLSQVLTDMGVDFIKENKDQPFFLFVSHYDVHVQLDADKKLIDKYLNKKRVPNYPGNAVYAAMIEHTDDSVGQLMKAIDDQGLADNTIFIFYSDNGGVDNRYDDIPLLGGRSANVYPEGHPLRYVATSNAPLRSGKGTLYEGGIRVPLIVKWPGKVSPGTRTEAVFSSSDFYPSFLEMAHAKAPKNQVLDGVSMVGALTKNSFDPERELFTHYPVYHHDQPMSALRKGDWKIIENLVSKEFYLYNIKYDVNEMVDHKVSLPTKFAEMKVALAKWQKETKAQMPVPNPNFDPSKRYQWGENPYK from the coding sequence ATGCGACTTCTTTTATTTATCGCTTTATCACTTTATCTAAATGCCCAAGACAAGCCGAATATTGTCCTCATCATGGTCGATGATCTTGGGGGGAGAGACTTAGCCGTATACGGAAATAAATTTAACGAAAGTCCCAATATAGACAAGTTAGCCACGCAGGGCATGGCCTTTAATCAAGCTTATGCAGCACCTGTGTGCTCAGCAACCCGTGCGAGTATTCAGTCGGGACAAACACCAGCTCGAGTGGGTATTTTTGATTTCATCCCTGGTCATTGGCGCCCTTATGAAAAAGTGATTGTGCCCCATCACAAAGTACAGCATTTGCCCAAAGATATTTTCACTCTTGGTGATGTCATGAAATCGGCGGGTTATAAAACCGGCTATTTTGGTAAATGGCACCTTAATGCTAGGAACGCAAAGGACAAAAAATCTCGTCATACTCCGGATGTGCGAGGCTATGACAAGTCTCATATGTATGCTGGAGGGGGATTTTATCGTCCTGTTTTTCAACCGGCTTATAAGCCCAATAAACCCAAACGTTTAAGCCAGGTGCTCACTGATATGGGCGTTGATTTCATTAAAGAAAATAAAGACCAACCCTTTTTTCTGTTTGTCTCTCATTATGATGTTCACGTGCAATTAGATGCTGATAAAAAACTCATTGACAAGTATCTAAATAAAAAAAGAGTTCCCAATTACCCTGGCAATGCGGTTTATGCTGCGATGATTGAGCACACCGACGATAGCGTTGGCCAGTTAATGAAGGCAATTGATGATCAAGGTTTAGCCGATAATACTATTTTTATTTTTTACTCCGATAATGGCGGTGTTGATAATCGCTATGACGATATTCCTTTGTTAGGCGGACGCAGTGCCAATGTCTATCCGGAAGGACACCCATTGAGATATGTGGCGACCTCTAATGCACCACTTAGATCAGGGAAAGGCACTTTGTACGAAGGCGGCATACGTGTACCGCTCATCGTGAAGTGGCCTGGGAAAGTAAGTCCGGGAACGAGAACTGAAGCCGTTTTTAGCAGTAGCGACTTTTATCCAAGCTTTTTGGAAATGGCTCATGCCAAGGCCCCCAAAAACCAAGTCCTCGACGGCGTCTCTATGGTGGGGGCATTGACTAAAAATAGTTTTGACCCAGAGCGAGAGTTATTCACTCACTACCCCGTTTATCACCATGATCAACCCATGTCGGCATTGAGAAAAGGTGATTGGAAAATCATTGAAAACTTAGTGAGTAAAGAGTTTTACCTCTACAACATAAAATACGATGTTAATGAAATGGTGGACCACAAAGTAAGCTTGCCAACCAAGTTTGCAGAAATGAAAGTGGCTTTAGCAAAATGGCAAAAAGAGACAAAGGCGCAAATGCCCGTACCAAACCCCAATTTTGATCCATCAAAACGTTATCAATGGGGAGAAAACCCCTATAAATAA
- a CDS encoding sulfatase, whose translation MKKKIYCTNIRATIMIKKYFFLLTFLTVGFVAAADKPMNVILILADDLGISDTSLGGSKLYQTPNLERLAKRGVYFTNAYAASPLCSPTRSSILTGQNPARTGFTAPHGHLKNVVLTARAGKAAAPSKRQVPPVSVNRLSTEYLSLGKVFKNAGYKTAHFGKWHLGKSPYSPLEHGFDIDIPHWPGPGPAGSFVAPWRYPNFKENYPGEHIDDRLGDEIAKYISENKDQPFFINFWQFSVHAPFNAKQELIDKYRKLIDKNNPQHNPVYAAMVESMDDSIGKVIDALETNKLMEKTIIVFFSDNGGNMYNVVDGTTATSNKPFRGGKASIYEGGTHVPAIVVWPNQTKTGVRNDSLIQSEDLYASILEMAALPVDYQQAKDSISFVPVLKGQEAKRKQVFTYFPHSPNVPDCVPPSAALRIGDWKLIKVFHDNPDLTDRFELYNLANDQGEMLNLASQNPEKVKSMNEVIDQYLRKSACIKPIKNPKYNSKFIQSAGKLKARGHGIFSKGKAGLYIRKYADNQDMSFTLPTPALKAGKYTLQMDIRSLSAKGDILVKGFSPGTKVTDFTKINLVDDGLWHQSSHPFTVINTPSKVMKFILDFPQGQLHLRSLKILDENKDQVINLKF comes from the coding sequence ATGAAAAAAAAGATTTATTGTACCAATATTAGGGCCACTATTATGATTAAGAAGTATTTTTTCTTATTGACTTTCCTCACAGTGGGATTTGTGGCAGCTGCCGATAAGCCTATGAATGTCATCCTCATTTTAGCCGATGACTTAGGTATTTCCGATACCAGTTTAGGAGGCTCAAAGCTATATCAAACGCCCAATTTAGAGAGGCTGGCTAAACGTGGAGTTTACTTCACCAATGCCTACGCGGCCAGCCCCCTTTGCTCGCCAACTCGCTCCAGTATTCTTACTGGACAAAACCCAGCCAGAACAGGTTTCACGGCCCCTCATGGGCATTTGAAAAATGTTGTTTTAACTGCCCGAGCCGGCAAAGCTGCAGCGCCTTCAAAGAGACAAGTTCCGCCCGTATCAGTCAATAGATTATCGACAGAATATTTAAGCCTTGGCAAGGTTTTTAAAAATGCCGGATACAAAACAGCCCACTTTGGCAAATGGCACCTTGGCAAATCACCTTACTCACCCTTGGAACACGGATTTGATATAGATATCCCCCATTGGCCGGGACCCGGACCTGCCGGTTCCTTTGTCGCACCTTGGAGATACCCTAACTTCAAAGAGAATTATCCCGGTGAGCATATTGATGATCGTTTAGGTGACGAAATAGCAAAATATATTAGCGAAAATAAAGACCAGCCCTTTTTTATTAATTTTTGGCAATTCTCTGTTCATGCGCCATTTAATGCTAAGCAGGAACTTATTGATAAATACAGAAAACTCATCGATAAAAACAATCCTCAACATAACCCCGTTTATGCTGCAATGGTTGAATCTATGGACGACAGCATAGGCAAAGTCATAGATGCCCTCGAAACAAATAAACTGATGGAAAAAACAATCATTGTCTTTTTTTCAGATAATGGCGGAAATATGTATAATGTTGTCGATGGTACAACGGCCACAAGTAATAAACCTTTCCGCGGGGGTAAAGCCTCTATATACGAAGGAGGAACACACGTACCCGCTATTGTCGTTTGGCCAAATCAAACAAAAACCGGCGTTAGAAATGACAGTTTAATTCAGAGTGAAGATCTTTATGCAAGTATCTTAGAAATGGCAGCTTTACCGGTGGATTACCAGCAGGCAAAAGATTCCATTAGTTTTGTGCCCGTTTTAAAAGGTCAGGAAGCCAAAAGAAAACAAGTTTTTACCTACTTCCCACATTCACCAAATGTTCCCGATTGTGTACCACCATCTGCAGCCCTGAGGATCGGTGATTGGAAACTCATCAAAGTCTTTCATGACAATCCAGATTTAACTGACCGATTTGAACTTTATAATCTTGCAAATGACCAAGGAGAGATGCTTAACCTCGCTTCTCAAAACCCCGAAAAAGTTAAAAGTATGAATGAAGTCATTGATCAGTACCTTAGGAAGAGTGCATGTATAAAGCCTATCAAAAACCCCAAATATAATAGCAAATTCATACAATCTGCCGGAAAATTAAAAGCTCGTGGTCATGGCATTTTTTCCAAAGGTAAAGCAGGCTTGTACATAAGAAAATACGCCGATAATCAAGATATGAGTTTCACTTTACCCACTCCTGCTCTCAAAGCAGGGAAATATACTTTGCAAATGGATATTCGTTCGCTATCGGCTAAAGGAGATATTCTGGTCAAAGGCTTTTCACCAGGAACGAAAGTTACTGATTTTACCAAAATCAATTTAGTCGATGACGGCTTATGGCACCAAAGTTCACATCCTTTTACAGTGATAAACACCCCATCCAAAGTGATGAAGTTTATCCTGGATTTTCCTCAGGGGCAACTTCATTTGAGATCCCTCAAAATACTCGATGAAAATAAAGATCAAGTTATCAATCTAAAGTTTTAA